The Pseudomonas iranensis genome includes a window with the following:
- a CDS encoding DUF2790 domain-containing protein, whose amino-acid sequence MNIRALSLSVALACIAFAGLAQANDTSATSKVVSLTEPPTQLCKVVTADMKYIDKAGNPEEISYRKLSDACRQQN is encoded by the coding sequence TTGAACATTCGCGCTTTATCGCTCAGCGTCGCCCTCGCCTGCATCGCATTTGCCGGGCTGGCCCAGGCCAATGACACTTCTGCTACATCCAAGGTGGTGTCGTTGACTGAGCCACCAACGCAATTGTGCAAAGTGGTTACGGCCGATATGAAGTACATCGACAAAGCCGGTAATCCCGAGGAAATCAGCTACCGGAAATTGTCTGACGCATGCCGTCAGCAGAACTGA
- a CDS encoding DUF3304 domain-containing protein — translation MRLIDIAADARRKRTWRRRRIAVALLALLISYATPKIINLFRTPGAMLTSENYTDRPIFSFWVNDFWGGNLFAMGGGGIMCCSKFEGDTAKVTWILDITQQQQIQGSVEERHELQLSLPQRGPHDQYLHVRFDPGYKVRLGWSPDLFSPFEPRPTKTVSGSIEAQ, via the coding sequence ATGCGCTTGATAGATATTGCTGCGGACGCACGTCGAAAACGAACATGGCGAAGAAGGCGAATAGCCGTTGCTTTACTAGCTTTGCTGATTAGCTACGCCACCCCAAAAATCATTAATCTATTTCGTACGCCCGGCGCCATGCTGACATCAGAAAATTACACAGACCGCCCAATTTTCAGTTTTTGGGTAAATGACTTTTGGGGCGGCAATCTGTTCGCAATGGGCGGCGGTGGAATAATGTGCTGCTCCAAATTTGAGGGAGACACAGCTAAAGTCACCTGGATATTGGACATAACCCAACAGCAGCAAATACAGGGCTCGGTAGAAGAGCGCCATGAACTTCAGCTTTCGCTTCCCCAGCGCGGCCCGCACGATCAGTACCTGCATGTGCGCTTTGATCCGGGTTATAAAGTACGGCTCGGATGGAGTCCTGACTTGTTTAGCCCATTTGAACCCCGACCAACCAAGACGGTGTCGGGAAGCATTGAGGCGCAGTAA
- a CDS encoding DUF3304 domain-containing protein, whose amino-acid sequence MRFSQAPISSRTKIVICVTVLLAAFVTSLIHDRVRTPGAALTSHNYTDRPIGSYWVNGHWGGNGGVTCCWSIDGNTAKVAWILSMSKAQEDQGMKIERHEVQVHLPSRNRGDDTLHVYFLPNNRIELMWASTVLDPLRHETEILPR is encoded by the coding sequence ATGCGATTCAGCCAAGCGCCCATATCCAGTCGCACGAAGATAGTGATCTGCGTGACAGTGCTGCTGGCCGCTTTTGTGACATCTCTAATTCATGACCGTGTTCGTACGCCCGGGGCTGCCCTTACATCCCACAACTACACTGATCGTCCCATTGGCAGCTATTGGGTAAATGGTCACTGGGGCGGTAACGGAGGCGTGACCTGCTGTTGGAGCATCGATGGCAACACCGCTAAAGTTGCGTGGATTCTGAGCATGTCTAAAGCTCAAGAGGACCAAGGGATGAAGATCGAAAGACACGAAGTGCAAGTGCACTTACCCTCACGCAACCGCGGCGATGACACGTTGCATGTCTATTTTCTTCCGAACAATCGTATCGAGTTGATGTGGGCATCGACGGTGCTGGATCCGCTTCGTCACGAAACGGAAATCTTGCCACGCTGA